From a single Brassica rapa cultivar Chiifu-401-42 chromosome A01, CAAS_Brap_v3.01, whole genome shotgun sequence genomic region:
- the LOC103840517 gene encoding uncharacterized protein LOC103840517 codes for MHMSLMLGCSNGTVAIATAMVFSSTALFLATARQFYGNQTSQVRDQTPPSPLLRSCLSSSEAMKKHRSKKKKVRFAENVKDTEGNGKEYRKRRELSRRIVHESVTQPGKTGSVCGISTMPANRMALYNGILRDRSHRTQCSY; via the exons ATGCACATGTCTCTTATGTTGGGTTGTTCTAATGGCACCGTCGCGATCGCAACGGCCATGGTTTTCTCAAGCACTGCTCTGTTTCTCGCGACGGCTCGTCAGTTCTATGGGAATCAAACCTCGCAGGTTCGTGATCAGACTCCACCATCACCACTCCTCCGTTCTTGTCTATCTTCTTCAG AGGCAATGAAGAAACATAggagtaagaagaagaaagttagGTTCGCGGAGAATGTGAAAGATACGGAAGGGAACGGGAAAGAGTACCGGAAGAGGAGGGAGTTGAGTCGGAGAATAGTACATGAGTCAGTGACTCAACCGGGGAAAACCGGTTCGGTTTGTGGAATATCCACGATGCCAGCGAACCGGATGGCTCTGTACAATGGGATTCTCAGAGACCGATCTCACAGAACTCAGTGTTCTTATTGA